The Procambarus clarkii isolate CNS0578487 chromosome 18, FALCON_Pclarkii_2.0, whole genome shotgun sequence genome segment AAGAGACGCTTCACGTTAGGGAAGAAAGCCGTTACCATATAAACCCAAGTTTtcactactccctgacacccattTTCTGGTGCTCGCCTTCTTCAAGAGAAACTAAAGCATCCAATACATTTTTAAGCGTTTTTTCCCCTTAGTTTCGTTATATCAATTTTATGTTGTATTATTTGGAATTAACTTTAATTTACctaaattaaatattaattatttccGATGTCCTTAAATTGCATATTTCAtttcaattaaatgtttcatttataTTTAAAGCAATGAGCGAGGACCGAGTCGGCCACAGTTGCCTTCTTCAGGAAGGACCTGGACTGTTGGTCCATAGGTGCTGTGTGAGGACCACACAGAACCTGTGGGGCTGTCTGTccacctgtggtggtgtgtgacagccCTGGCCAGCCACACAGCGTGACGGGGCGTccacctgtggtggtgtgtgacagccCTGGCCAGCCACACAGCGTGACGGGGCGTccacctgtggtggtgtgtgacagccCTGGCCAGCCACACAGCGTGACGGGGAGGGGGTAGTGATGCACAATTCAGGCTCCCAAATCGTAATGTCACCAAACCAATTTCCAGTGTTATGGCGCACACGGCCGCTCAAGACGGCCGGGCGAGGATTCAATAACAAGAGCCGGGGAATATGAATGAGAGGTGACATTTTGCGAGGCAGTCTACCTATGAATATcttaagtccccccccccctccctagcgTTCACCCAAGACACGAGTAGCCTTTCCCTCTCTTCACACACTCCTTCATATTCACATTACACATAGAGCAAGGAAAATCGGAACTCCTGGAGCTTATATTTACCATAGACTTTGGAAAAATTCTCAACAccccctccctgtcacccccaccCCCATCTCTTTGCATACACACAtggtccggacggaatctcaccgtgggtattgaaagagtgtgcagaagtactttgcttgccactctccatgctgtatagtaggtcactggagacgggagacataccagaaatatggaagacggctaatatagtcccaatatacaaaaagggtgacaggtaagaggcactgaggtacaggccagtgtccgtaacttgtataccatgcaaggtgatggagtttTTCtgtttatcctgtttctgatatacgtaaatgacctTCCAGaagtattgactcattcctctcaatgtttgctgatgatgccaaaattatgagaaggattaagatagaggaggacagcatgagactacaagaagacctggacaaactgaaggaatggtccaacaaatggttgttagagtttaactcgagccgCTCACAATTTGAGCGGTAATTTCTTCTCcctcatctttaaaaaaaaagacGTGACAGACGCGTATGTCCTAAAGAGTAAGAGAAGCATATGATCCCTTAAGAGACGCTAAAGGGTTCGAGAtaatggaaaaaaaaaacattcacaaTGGATACCAACAGAACAAGAGGGATAGAAAGATAGAGGGATAGACGGATAGCAGCCtgagactcagatgagtcatagagatgttagaaagttttcttttggcgTGGGAGTAGTGGGaatatggaatgaactaaaggagcaggttgtagacccGGACTCCGCTCACAATGTTACAAGGAGATATGTTAAGCAAataagtcattgcattagacaaccgacggctaGAAAGTCGGGGTCTAAAGCTCCATCCAATAGGtaaatataggtgagtacacacaaacagtatgatagtgtgtatgtgtgagtaagcgcgcatgtgtgtgtgcatgtgtgggtgtgcatatgtgcgtgtgtgtgtgtgagagtgactcTCCAGCCTCCACTACACTCCTCTCCCGTCCACCTCATTGTTCTCTCCCTCTTACATATTGACAtgtattctctctctccctccaccatATTCCTCCCTCATTTTATTTTAAAAGTTCTTGTCTATTTTTGCTCTGAAAGTCTGTCTTTTCTCCTGCTGTGCCTCTTCCCTATCTTTGATCACAGCTCTTGTAGTTCACTAGCACAGTGGTCTGCGTCCTTGGCTCGCAACATATAGGAACCTGCGTTCAATCCCCAGGCGGGACAAAAACTGGTAAGCATATTTATTTATAcctggtgcctctgttcacctaggtaagtaggtaccagggtgttaggCAGGTGGTGTGGGTGCTAGAGGGTCCcctcgataagcctaacacacttcCTGTCTACGATTATGAGAACTAATAACATGAAATATTCTTTTCTTACCATTATTTAAAGTTACGGGAGCTTTTACCCCTATTTAAAGTTATTTGAGATCTTACCTCTATATAAAGTTACGGGAGCTTTTACCCCTATTTAAAGTTATTTGAGCTCTTACCTCTATATAAAGTTACGTGAGCTTTTAGCCAAAATTATATCAGACAGAATATATTTTAAATAGACAAAAGCTGCCACTTATGGGATATGAAACCCGTCTAACTGCTTAAACATAAATTTATTGTTTCACTCTAACGTAAGTGGGATAGGAAAGAGTGCGTTCAGTACACGCCAGAGTGCAAGGACCACCGCCCTCACCACGCTTGTAACAATAATGGCTCATACAcacttacaatatatatatatatatatatatatatatatatatatatatatatatatatatatatatatatatatatatatatatatatatatatatatatatattgttagagAAGCACTTGGCCATTACTGCCAGAACTGTGCACCTTGGTCTGTGCCCGGGGCAGGCTGGCTGCCAGTCCTGCACCTTGGTCTGTGCCACCCACACATAATTCATGAATACAAATTAACAAAACCATATTCATAAGAAAGCTTCCTTAAGAGCGTAAGTCAGTAGGATGCTGCAAGCAGTTCCGCCAAAACTGTCATACACAACTTAAAGTCAAAACTGTCAATTACAACTTAAGAGAAAAATGGATTCCAGGAATTTGTTGTCAAATAGTTTGTAAATGTCATTATAATATACAAATAATTAATAATGGTCATAACAATAAAGTTATTCAGAGGTTCACTTGGGTTAACTCTGAGGTACAGAACTCTCACTCAAGAGCATTAATGGCATATGTAACCCCTATGCCATTTTCTATATTATACAGCTCGTAAAGAAATTAACTCAAAATTATGAATTAGAAACTTATTTTCCAACAATTGGTACAACGCAAATTTCTATCAGTCCTTATCATCAAACAGAGAACATTCCGTAGTTGAGGCAGATGTGGCAGCCATGACGGGCGGGCAGTCTTCATGGTCTTACACGCCCAGGTCCTGGTCTTACACGCCCAGGGTCCTGGTCTGACACGCCCAGGTCCTGGTCTCACACACCCAGGGTCCTGGTCTTACACGCCCAGGTCCTGGTCTGGCCTCACTCACAGTATGCCCTCGAAGATGTCTGGAAGAGCGCTCCTCACACTGCCAGGCAAGCAATCAAATTCTatagttggtgtgtctgtgtgtgtattcacctagttcacctagttgtgcttgcgggggttgagctctgctctttcggcccgcctctcaactgtcaatgaatcaaCTGTTTGTGTTGATCAATCAAGCAACTAGAAATATTATATAATTTGTCTATTGAGCAGTAGATAGCATAGGTGTTCAACAGAGACAGTTACAGAACACGTCACAATCCCACAATCAACAGGAGAGGAGCCCACCTTCCCTGCCAACCTGTCCTCTCCTCTAATGCGTCTCATTTTGTACGCTATGCTCCCCAACGGGAGAATAACGGGGTACTAAGAAAAACAGCGGCTCACAGACATCCAGGTTTTCTTTGTCTAGCTTAGTTAGGTTTGGTGGGTGGCTTGGATTTGTTCGTGTTATTACCCCTTATTTTTTACGTACTGGCTGACTATGTGACTAACTCAACAACCTGAAACCTGAAAATCTCATTTTTTTTAACACAATCGCcatcccaacaccattaccatgTCAACACAATTTTTATCTCAAGACAATCATCATCTTAACACAGGTTCCATCTCAAGACAATCACCATGCCATTACAATGGTAGCACATGAGGGCCAGACAACGACCCCCAAGGTGCCATCTAAGACATACTCCTTCCAGTACCTTCACCTCCCAgcacacaccataaccaccaagaCTGGTGCGGAAGCTGCCCGGTAATAAGTGTGCTTCTCTAGTCAAATGACGAAGTAATTGCTACCGTCACAGATATTACATTTTATATAAGAAGATGTCAAGATGTAAATAGAGTAAATAGTGTATGGGGTAAACAGACGTGACAATTATTAAGGACTGACTCTGGTACTCACCCTTGGCTGGGTTTCTTCAGGATCCCGCGCACCTGTGGCTCACTACGTGGCTCTGactggaaataataataataataataatacctccATAGAGTGAGCCAGATGGAGAGTGGAGCTACTCCCAACAGATCATGCTACCCCGAGCTACTCACAAGAGATCATGCTACCCCACCAAAGTCATAGGCGAGGGGGGACTCCAGCCAATTCTACAGGACCCACTCAACAAGAACATACACGTTTTCTATAGATCAGCTTCGATAGGATTGGCGGATTGCTTTGCGTTCGTACTTTTCTGGACCAGGATTCAACATGCATTTACGCATCTgcttacgaacctgtgcatcttttctcaaaatttggcggctttgttcacACTTATTAAACGGTTTACGAGCATCGAAACTTTACAGTGaaatgttattattgttattaacagcctcctggtgctctgGCACTCACAAACTGCTCAGTAAGTGTAAACAAAGATTGAGAATTgatgtacaggggccagattcacgaagcagttacgtaagcacttgtacaacatcttttctcaatctttggcggctttatttacaattattaaacagttaatgagttccgaagcaccaggaggctgtttataacaataacaacagttgattgtgaagtttacatgcctgtaaactgtttaataaatgtaaccaaaggcgtcaaagattgaggaaagatgtagagaaAAGCTGGCTGAATCCTGGTTGTGGTTAAGCGAAACAATTGCATTGTGTACGGAGTGGcaaactgagacaactttacagtCACACTTGATGGCTTCAGTGTCTCATAATATTACTAGTAGCTTACAACCCTCAACTCTGCttacatttttttatattttatttacgtTCTTATATAATATAGTCATACTTGCTTAGTGCTTTCTCATAAATATCTTATGTTCTTACCTGGTCAAGGTTTTCGCCAGTTACTTTCTTTAACAAATAATTTATTACACACATTAaattaattaatcaaattaattaTCAGTCGAATATTAGTTATGATATTTTCTCAACATGAAAATGTTGAGAAAATTAGGAATTTCATTAAGCTTCCAAGAAATAATGttctttattatgtatttatccATAATTTTTAAAATTATAGAAACTTTGAAAGATAAGaaagaaaatacatataacaAAAATTTGAAAGAATACATATAAAAATAACATTTTAGTTTTTCTGATCAATGAAAATTTTTAATTCAGTTAATAAAGTTCTCAAGACTTTAATATCAACATGGCAATTAGAAATCTTGAAATCATAGAAAATCTTTGATTACAAATTCCTTTCATAACTGCTATGGgtattgcatgtaaaaataatctCTTTGTAAGTCGTATATGAAGCAAATAGcacattatatttaaaaaaatagtTACAAGATATTTAATATTACTTATAATATTTTTGTAAGTTAGTCATTATTGTCAGGTTTGTGGCCACttaagaaattaacataaaatacGTTCTGTAGAGTTCACCAATTTCTTTGAAATAAAGCTCAAAGTGTTGCTAATAATTAATGTAAGATTTTCTATATCAATAAAAtgcaaatattgaaaaatattaaaaaaatggtTCGATGCTCCTAAAGAGAAATAACCAAGTTTTGTTGATTGCAATTCAATATTTTCTAAAAGAAGCTTTATAAAGAGAACATTTTGTTCAGTTCATGACTGGATATGGATAGGGACGTGAGCACGATAGCGGCACCTACCTGAGGTACGGTGGCGGGCGAGGAGACGGGTGCAGGGGGCGGCCGCACGCCACCCGCCTGGCTTGCAATGCCGGAGAAGTTAATGTTTATATTTTGGTGGATGCCGCCCACGCCAGTCACACCCACGTCCAGCGCCGGGCCCTGCTCCCCACTCCCATAAGTAATATGGAGCTTGCCTGGGTTGATGGGCTGTACATCCACACTTCTGGGTGCTGGTGAGTGGTGCCGGTTGCTGGGAACAGAATCTCCATCGAAATGTTGAGGCTCTTCTGTCTTTTCAGAAGTAAGCTCTTGACCTTTGTGGTAAAGGGACTCAAGCGCCAACCTTTCCTGTTGGCGACACCATTGGAACATCTCAAGATCTCGCCAGTCGTCATTATGGCTCGGTATTTCTTTGGTTGGTGCTACACCCTCAGCAGCACCACGGCCGCTCTGTATCGTTGGCACAACGACGTTACTCAGCTTACCGCGTGGCCTCCTTAGCTGAGACTCTCTCCACTCTTTCGTCAAATGAGAGAAAGGGTCATCTACCTTCTTTTGCCTGCTACTATTAGACTGTCCAGTAGACAACGATAAAGGTTTTATTCCTGCGACAGGTTTTATGTGTTGCAAATCGCTGATCACGTTCAGGTTTGTGCCGCAGATTTGTTGACTTGATGACTGGAGTGGTAAGTCATCCGAGGAATATACTTGACCAAAGCCTTGTGAATAACACACTTCACCTGAGGTTTGTTGGGAGTAGTTAACTCTGGCAGGCACTGCTGATCCCATCTGGGTTTCCATGTTTTGATGCCGCTGAGTGTCAGAATTTACCCAAGATTGGTGTAACTGTTGTGAATGGGCACTAATTCCACTTTGAGGCCGTGGATGCCACGTGTCTTGCATCTCTTGACCTGTATCATATATAACATAGTTTGCATCTGTAGTTGTGGCCTGCTCCTCTTCATGACGCTGTACAGAGGCGACACTGGTATGTGAAAAAGGAGTGGCTGTCATCTGGGAGTAAAATTGTGCTGGATATCCTGGTGGTTCTGGGACGTGGCTGGTAAGAAATGTCTGTCCTTGGTGCTGTGCTGGAAATTCTCCATGTTCATCGTTAATAAGTCTATCACTGATATATTTATCGGAAGACATCACATGCTGATTATCTATCTCATTTGAAAGAGGTGGATTTTGACCGGTAAATTCAAGTGAACCCGGAGTCCGTGATATATTCTTACTTTGAATATTCTTCACGCCATACGGCAGCAGCTGCTTCTGATTAGTATGTACACCTGGCGGCCTCATGGGCATCTGAGTCTGACTAGTTTCAGTGAACGATGCTTCAGTCATAGAATAATTATTAGTTTGTCCAAATGGAGGTCTCACTGGCCTTTCGCCCTGACCGACTTGTGGCCCAGGAAGTCTTAATGGATTTTGGAAATGTTTAACTTGTGCACCTTGACGTAATGGTGGCCTTTGCATTTGGCCAGTTTGTGCATCCATAGGCTTTTGAATTATATTTACCCGTGTTCCTGAGAGGAGTGCTGGTCTCTGAGTTTGTTTAGTTTGTTCACCTGAATTCCTCATTGAATTTGTATTGTAATTAGCCTCTATCACTGATGGTCGTAAAAATCTTTGATTTGGCATGCTTGAAGGACGTACTGGACATGGATATCGATTCATCTGTGCTCCCAAAGGTCGAACTAATTGGTTATTCTGGTTGATATGCGTTCCCAAAGGTTTCATAAGCCGCTGACTCTGATTGTGTTGCAATAACTGAGGCTGGAacgagctgttgttattgtttacaCAAGGATAAGCAGGCCTTTGACCCTGTGTCTGCCATGGAGACTGCTGTGCCGCCTGCTGGCTCTGTCCCTGTGTCTGCCATGGAGACTGCTGTGCCGCCTGCTGGCTCTGTCCCTGTGTCTGCCATGAAGACTGCTGTCCCGCCTGCTGGTTCTGTCCCTGTGTCTGCCATGAAGACTGCTGTGCCGCCTGCTGGTTCTGTCCTTGTGTCTGCCATGAAGACTGCTGTCCCGCCTGCTGGTTCTGTCCCTGTGTCTGCCATGAAGACTGCTGTGCCGCCTGCTGGTTCTGTCCTTGTGTCTGCCATGAAGACTGCTGTGCCGCCTGCTGGTTCTGTCCTTGTGTCTGCCATGAAGACTGCTGTGCCGCCTGCTGGTTCTGTCCCTGTGTCTGCCATGAAGACTGCTGTGCCGCCTGCTGGTTCTGTCCTTGTGTCTGCCATGAAGACTGCTGTGCCGCCTGCTGGTTCTGTCCTTGTGTCTGCCATGAAGACTGCTGTGCCGCCTGCTGGTTCTGTCCTTGTGTCTGCCATGAAGACTGCTGTGCCGCCTGCTGGCTCTGTCCCTGTGTCTGCCATGAAGACCTTTGACCTACAACATTTCTTGGAATCATTGGTATATTTTGTGTTCTTGATTCAAGATTGGATGCCTTTGGAGCGTGTTGTCCCGGCTTCACCTGTGTCATCCGAGGTCTTTGGCCAGCAGTCTGAGGTGTTGTTTGTTGACTTTGCTGCATGTTGGGAGGCAAACATGGGTTTAGCGACGGCAGTCGAGTGGTCGGTTTCTGGGGCTGATTGAGTTTTGTGCGATGTTGTCCAAACTTATATTTTTTCCAAGAAACACCTGATAAATCTTGTTTAAAATAATCCGTATCCTCTATTCCTAGGGGCTCGCTGAATGCTTCGTCGTAAGTCTCTGCTGAAGTCTGCAACTCCTCCGTAAAGTTTTCCTTCTCCATCATGAAAATATCCATATCTGGAAAATCTTGGTTTTCTTCTTCGTCAAAATTACTCACGTTTTCAAAGTCATTCAAGACGTGCTCATCGATCAGTTCATCTGCCAGATACTCTGTACTATTTCTGACAAAGTATCCGTCATTACTTTCAGAGGACATTTGGGTATTAGCAGAGCGTTGATTGCCCTTAGCGTTTTCCTGATACGTGTTGCGGGTATTGTTACATTTGTATATATTTTGGACTGCTtcgggttggtgtgtgttgtcacTAACGTTGGATTGGAGAGTAGTGTTAGTACGTGAAGGAGCAGTAGACCTGATGGGGGCTGGGGCGTGCATCAGACGGGGACCTCGTGAGGAATACTTGAACTGTGAGAGTCCTCCTTCACCACTCGCCACCATCTGCTGCAGACAAATGGCTTAAGAATACATTACAGATAAAACTATTAGGTCATTAGCTTACAACATTGATCCAATTATAGTCACCGTTTAAAAATTAAATATGTAGCCTTAAACTGTAGCAATTATTACATGGAAAACTGTGGGAGAATGAACAAAAGTGTGTGTTGGAGAATATCTATGAGGGGGGCCATCCGGTGTGAACATTGGGACAACATGGCTGCCTGggtatgtgttgtgtgtgagtatgtgctcacctagttgtgtttgcgggggttgagctctggctctttggtcccgcctctcaactgtcaatcaactggtgtacagattcctgagtccagATTCCTACCTTAATCTTCTTAACAGGTGTCTGGGGCAGCTGGCTGGCTCTCTTGCGTATCTCCTGCACCACCGCCTGCCCACCTGACCTGATGCTCTCCATCCGGCCACTCACGCCAATCTTCCCGTGAAAACAATTGGTTAATTAAGCCCCAAAACATCATCTTGCAGTACAGAGGGAACTGATATCTAAGATATCACACCACAGGTGCGTTTGTGGGTATTGATGGTCGCTTCTAATTATTGGGGGGAACATTGTTTAGCAAGGTTTTGAAAAATGCTTTGATAAGAATTATTATTCTACACTTGAGTGTAGTGTTAACGGTGGAAACACGTGATATATCGGAGGTAAATGTTGACAATCCACTCTACtatggtcatgtgtgtgtgtgtattcacctatataTATTCATCTATTTATGCCTCCATGATCGAGCTTTTTTTGTTATTGGGCCCCAACCTTTCCAGCCACCGGTTGTCTTACGTTATGACTCTCGCTTgattttcccacacacacacacacacacacacacacacacacacacacacacacacacacacacacacacacacacacacacacacacacacacacacacacacacacacacacacacacacacacacacacacacacacacacacacacacattgagagggcagcctctgctgcctgtagaaatagatcccacctgctcatcatgggcgacttcaatcacggaaagattgactgggagaacaaggaaccgcatggaggcgaggatacgtggagagccaaactattggaggtggtgacaagcaactttttaacgcagcatgtcggagaacccacaaggatgagaggcaatgacgaaccagcgagactcgacctagtcttcactctgaacgactccgacataagagaaatcggttttgaggacccagtaggaatgagcgaccacagtgtactggtgtttgagtacttgattgaagaagggttattgaactcgaggagggataccgaaaccaaaaggttagcataccgaaagggaaactatgaggggataagaaaattcctaacagatatagcatgggaaacagagctcaggggaaagacggcccaagatatgatggattacatcacgcagaagtgcaaggacgcagcaaacaagtttgtcccagtccaaaaggaaaacagagaaatgaagatgagaaacccatggtttaatcaaagatgtaggctagctaagcagcaaagtaaaagggcatggagaaactataggaataacaggacactggagagcagagaaagataccagaatgccaggaatgaatatgtcaggatgagaagagaggcagaaagacaatatgaaaatgacatcgcaagcaaggcaaagactcagcctaaattgttgcatagccacattaggagaaaaacaacagtaaaggaacaggttatgagattaaggataggggcggaaggattcactacaaatgacaaggaagtgtgtgaggaattgaataagaaattccaggaggtcttcaccttagaacaaggagaaattccagaggtaagtgagggaatagctaaccaggaaccactggaagagtttgagattaccagtggggaagtaaggaagtgtttactagagttggac includes the following:
- the LOC123754561 gene encoding LOW QUALITY PROTEIN: uncharacterized protein (The sequence of the model RefSeq protein was modified relative to this genomic sequence to represent the inferred CDS: deleted 1 base in 1 codon) is translated as MASLRIDSNWKVPFEVAPPPDDGDLSQLPSQVASQVWEDASSTWHPEGLQLEPRLNHGHGEGRHVSHRDPWHHQQSQRLQNNQVTKHNLRQTQSYYSEHAPYSSSESGDPSPAVHKTSTGMLRPVSDIPEQYRSLFSQFPYFNIVQSTVFQDVFNSERSLVVSAPTGSGKTVVMELALVRLLLSRQQQQQQQQQQQQLPALHSLQHARVVYLAPMKAVVTERYTDWRERLAPLGLTCAEVTGDTDHDDISVIRNSQVVLTTPEKWDSLTRRWRDHAALMQAVSLLLIDEVHLLNDETRGPTLEAVVSRMKTIRATRPTTTTPAHHTPALRFIAVSATIPNVEDVAAWLSDDQGPAVSHKLEESLRPVQLRRVVLGYDCRESWTEFRFDLSLNYRLPSVISSYSDNKPTLVGVSCRRERRHRRRRTTLTREARLVRDASHKQLLTSVGNSLRDNKLRECVLSGVGYHHAGLDATDRRHLEQLFTAGQLPVLVATSTLAMGVNLPAHLVVVKSTAQYVNGGYQEYSAAQLLQMMGRAGRPQFDTQATAVIMTKHQHKVKYENLVTGRSLLESHLHLHLVEHLNAEIVLGTVTDLGVAVEWLRSTFLYVRVQHNPRHYRLPHNLQHAQLEAKLQEMCTREVNALAQAGLIVMSEVDVRPTQPGRLMARYCVSFNTMNTFIQLKGDESLKELVEAVSGCREFWDIKVRASEKRVLNEMNKSQTSSIRFPIKGRIKTREQKINCLVQATLGSQNIVDPGLSQEATKIMRNGQRITKCLAEYGATRAEYELQLNTTLLNKCFSCRLWENSRYVTRQLDKIGPTLSASLVRAKITSFTSLEAASPRDIELILNRQPPFGNRLRDQATRLPRYELTLEQINKVSVEESEVRVRVSLANSEEVRGGAATTPRHHSCRLILGDADNKVLHHQRVTDAALVISGSVVRVVRVARARAGDELAVNLISETWAGLDVQSSYSPRYLPRPPPAAITTTTTTPAPLTHSAPWQVKYPSNGEHFNCELFEQDLGHTLQHYMRDCPVINDLNPNALLCFSILLTVRIIEMYNDTNIRLFIGAYISCIGFGHVLHLSFHLVAEGEKGHAAGGVEEGRRACLHTCANKQTCAHRCCKIGVSGRMESIRSGGQAVVQEIRKRASQLPQTPVKKIKQMVASGEGGLSQFKYSSRGPRLMHAPAPIRSTAPSRTNTTLQSNVSDNTHQPEAVQNIYKCNNTRNTYQENAKGNQRSANTQMSSESNDGYFVRNSTEYLADELIDEHVLNDFENVSNFDEEENQDFPDMDIFMMEKENFTEELQTSAETYDEAFSEPLGIEDTDYFKQDLSGVSWKKYKFGQHRTKLNQPQKPTTRLPSLNPCLPPNMQQSQQTTPQTAGQRPRMTQVKPGQHAPKASNLESRTQNIPMIPRNVVGQRSSWQTQGQSQQAAQQSSWQTQGQNQQAAQQSSWQTQGQNQQAAQQSSWQTQGQNQQAAQQSSWQTQGQNQQAAQQSSWQTQGQNQQAAQQSSWQTQGQNQQAAQQSSWQTQGQNQQAGQQSSWQTQGQNQQAAQQSSWQTQGQNQQAGQQSSWQTQGQSQQAAQQSPWQTQGQSQQAAQQSPWQTQGQRPAYPCVNNNNSSFQPQLLQHNQSQRLMKPLGTHINQNNQLVRPLGAQMNRYPCPVRPSSMPNQRFLRPSVIEANYNTNSMRNSGEQTKQTQRPALLSGTRVNIIQKPMDAQTGQMQRPPLRQGAQVKHFQNPLRLPGPQVGQGERPVRPPFGQTNNYSMTEASFTETSQTQMPMRPPGVHTNQKQLLPYGVKNIQSKNISRTPGSLEFTGQNPPLSNEIDNQHVMSSDKYISDRLINDEHGEFPAQHQGQTFLTSHVPEPPGYPAQFYSQMTATPFSHTSVASVQRHEEEQATTTDANYVIYDTGQEMQDTWHPRPQSGISAHSQQLHQSWVNSDTQRHQNMETQMGSAVPARVNYSQQTSGEVCYSQGFGQVYSSDDLPLQSSSQQICGTNLNVISDLQHIKPVAGIKPLSLSTGQSNSSRQKKVDDPFSHLTKEWRESQLRRPRGKLSNVVVPTIQSGRGAAEGVAPTKEIPSHNDDWRDLEMFQWCRQQERLALESLYHKGQELTSEKTEEPQHFDGDSVPSNRHHSPAPRSVDVQPINPGKLHITYGSGEQGPALDVGVTGVGGIHQNININFSGIASQAGGVRPPPAPVSSPATVPQVEPRSEPQVRGILKKPSQGVRSALPDIFEGIL